The Sylvia atricapilla isolate bSylAtr1 chromosome 5, bSylAtr1.pri, whole genome shotgun sequence genome includes a window with the following:
- the GTPBP1 gene encoding GTP-binding protein 1 isoform X1 — protein MATCKFSRCAAGDWRAPPWRARGRCRGGEPGREGKMAAAERSRSPVPGGSPVPACMFAPEPGSPGGRPHGAAAACPLRAAFGGEDGEALNGEPEIDLTSKLVMVSPTSEQYDSLLQQMSERIDEGCGETIYVIGQGSDGTEYGLSESDMEASYATLKSMAEQIEADVILLREHQEAGGKVCDYLVRKRVGDNDFLEVRVAVVGNVDAGKSTLLGVLTHGELDNGRGFARQKLFRHKHEIESGRTSSVGNDILGFDSEGNVVNKPDSHGGSLEWTKICEKSTKVITFIDLAGHEKYLKTTVFGMTGHLPDFCMLMVGSNAGIVGMTKEHLGLALALNVPVFVVVTKIDMCPANILQETLKLLQRLLKSPGCRKIPVLVQSKDDVIVTASNFSSERMCPIFQISNVTGENLDLLKMFLNLLSPRTSYREEEPAEFQIDDTYSVPGVGTVVSGTTLRGLIKLNDTLLLGPDPLGNFLPIAVKSIHRKRMPVKEVRGGQTASFALKKIKRSSIRKGMVMVSPRLNPQASWEFEAEILVLHHPTTISPRYQAMVHCGSIRQTATILSMDKDCLRTGDKATVHFRFIKTPEYLHIDQRLVFREGRTKAVGTITKLLQTTNNSPMNSKPQQIKMQSTKKGAVTKREDGVPAAGMAAGGPAAGDEALSTAAAPLTPTALQPLPALDEEPHIREGNKSKVGGGGRRRGGQRHKVKSQGACVTPASGC, from the exons ATGGCAACATGCAAATTTAGTCGCTGCGCCGCCGGTGATTGGCGGGCGCCGCCTTGGCGGGCCcgggggcggtgccggggcggaGAGccgggcagggaagggaagatggCGGCCGCGGAGCGGAGCAGATCCCCGGTTCCAGGGGGCTCCCCGGTGCCGGCCTGTATGTTCGCTCCGGAGCCCGGCTCCCCGGGCGGACGGCCTCACGGGGCGGCGGCTGCCTGTCCCCTCCGTGCAGCCTTCGGCGGCGAGGACGGCGAGGCGCTCAACGGCGAGCCCGAGATCGACCTCACCAGTAAG ctggtgATGGTGAGTCCAACTTCAGAACAATATGACAGTTTGCTCCAGCAGATGTCAGAGAGGATTGACGAGGGATGTGGGGAGACCATCTATGTTATTGGACAAGGATCAG ATGGGACTGAGTACGGGCTCAGTGAGTCAGACATGGAGGCCTCCTATGCCACGTTGAAGAGCATGGCAGAGCAGATCGAGGCAGATGTGATCCTCCTGAGAGAGCACCAGGAGGCCGGGGGCAAGGTGTGTGACTACCTCGTTCGGAAACGTGTGGGTGACAACGACTTCCTGGAGGTCAG GGTAGCAGTGGTTGGCAACGTGGATGCAGGGAAGAGCACCTTGCTGGGTGTCCTGACTCACGGCGAGTTAGACAATGGCCGGGGCTTTGCTCGGCAAAAGCTCTTCCGCCACAAGCACGAGATTGAGTCAGGCCGCACCAGCAGTGTGGGCAATGACATTCTGGGCTTTGACAGCGAGGGCAACGTGGTGAACAAACCTGACAGCCACGGTGGCAGCTTGGAATGGACAAAGATCTGTGAGAAATCCACCAAGGTCATTACTTTCATTGACCTGGCTGGTCACGAAAAATACCTGAAAACCACTGTCTTTGGCATGACCGGCCACTTGCCTGACTTCTGCATGCTTATG GTTGGGAGTAATGCTGGGATTGTTGGAATGACCAAGGAGCACTTAGGCCTGGCGCTTGCACTTAATGTTCCTGTCTTTGTTGTGGTGACCAAGATTGACATGTGCCCTGCCAACATCCTGCAAG AAACCCTGAAGCTGTTACAGCGACTGCTGAAGTCCCCAGGGTGCAGGAAGATTCCCGTGCTGGTTCAGAGCAAGGATGATGTCATTGTAACAGCCTCCAACTTCAGCTCAGAGAG GATGTGCCCAATTTTCCAGATTTCAAATGTTACTGGAGAGAATCTAGATTTGCTGAAGATGTTTCTTAATCTCTTGTCTCCACGGACCAGTTACAGGGAAGAAGAGCCAGCAGAATTCCAGATAGATGATACTTACTCTGTCCCG GGTGTAGGAACAGTTGTCTCTGGGACGACACTGAGAGGCCTAATCAAGCTAAATGACACCCTGCTGTTGGGGCCAGATCCCCTTGGCAACTTCCTCCCTATTGCTGTCAAGTCCATCCACCGCAAAAGGATGCCTGTCAAGGAGGTGCGGGGAGGCCAGACTGCCTCCTTTGCCTTGAAGAAG ATCAAACGTTCTTCCATCCGGAAAGGCATGGTAATGGTGTCACCCCGCCTGAATCCACAAGCATCGTGGGAGTTTGAAGCAGAAATTCTGGTGCTCCATCACCCCACCACCATCAGCCCACGATATCAGGCCATGG TGCATTGTGGCAGCATCCGTCAGACAGCCACGATTCTCAGCATGGACAAGGACTGCCTGCGGACAGGGGACAAGGCCACGGTGCACTTCCGCTTCATCAAAACCCCGGAATATTTACACATAGACCAGCGGCTGGTCTTCCGGGAAGGCCGCACCAAAGCCGTGGGTACCATCACTAAG CTACTCCAAACCACCAATAACTCACCAATGAACTCCAAGCCACAGCAAATCAAGATGCAGTCAACAAAGAAGGGAGCTGTTACGAAACGAGAGGAtggtgttcctgctgctgggatggcagctggaggcccagcagctggggatgAGGCCCTCTcaacagctgcagcaccactgaCACCTACTGCCCTGCAACCATTG CCTGCACTGGATGAAGAGCCCCACATCCGTGAGGGCAATAAG TCAAAAGTCGGAGGAGGAGGCCGTCGACGTGGGGGTCAGCGCCATAAAGTGAAATCTCAGGGAGCCTGTGTGACTCCTGCCAGTGGCTGCTGA
- the JOSD1 gene encoding josephin-1 isoform X1, whose protein sequence is MSCVPWKGDKTKSESPEPSQLLPQHIYHEKQRRELCALHALNNVFQDSNAFTRETLQEIFQRLSPNTMVTPHKKSMLGNGNYDVNVIMAALQTKGYEAVWWDKRRDVNAIALSNVMGFIMNLPSSLCWGPLKLPLKRQHWICVREVGGTYYNLDSKLKVPEWIGGESELSFLFRALQMHEQVLEPERPPKWHHPNREQRPHDDRMMVFADPRTSGKHFCSPLSTASHSQGPIALTV, encoded by the exons ATGAGTTGTGTGCCATGGAAAGGTGACAAGACCAAATCAGAATCGCCAGAGCCATCCCAGCTACTGCCACAGCATATTTACCATGAGAAGCAACGTAGGGAGCTGTGCGCCCTCCATGCCCTCAACAATGTCTTCCAGGACAGCAATGCATTTACTAGGGAAACCCTGCAGGAAATTTTCCAGAG GCTGTCTCCCAACACCATGGTGACCCCTCACAAGAAGAGCATGCTGGGGAATGGGAACTATGATGTGAACGTGATTATGGCAGCACTTCAGACCAAAGGCTATGAGGCAGTTTGGTGGGATAAGCGCAG GGATGTTAACGCCATTGCCCTGTCCAATGTGATGGGCTTTATCATGAATCTGCCCTCCAGCCTTTGTTGGGGCCCCTTGAAGCTCCCCCTCAAGCGACAGCACTGGATCTGTGTCCGGGAGGTGGGAGGCACCTACTACAACCTCGACTCCAAGCTCAAGGTGCCCGAGTGGATTGGAGGTGAAAGTGAGCTCAG ttttctcttcagAGCTCTGCAAATGCATGAGCAGGTGCTCGAACCTGAGAGACCACCAAAGTGGCACCATCCCAACAGAGAACAGAGGCCACATGACGACAGGATGATGGTGTTTGCTGACCCCAGGACATCTGGCAAGCACTTCTGCAGTCCTTTGAGCACAGCCTCCCACAGTCAAGGGCCAATAGCTCTTACGGTTTAA
- the JOSD1 gene encoding josephin-1 isoform X3 produces MVTPHKKSMLGNGNYDVNVIMAALQTKGYEAVWWDKRRDVNAIALSNVMGFIMNLPSSLCWGPLKLPLKRQHWICVREVGGTYYNLDSKLKVPEWIGGESELSFLFRALQMHEQVLEPERPPKWHHPNREQRPHDDRMMVFADPRTSGKHFCSPLSTASHSQGPIALTV; encoded by the exons ATGGTGACCCCTCACAAGAAGAGCATGCTGGGGAATGGGAACTATGATGTGAACGTGATTATGGCAGCACTTCAGACCAAAGGCTATGAGGCAGTTTGGTGGGATAAGCGCAG GGATGTTAACGCCATTGCCCTGTCCAATGTGATGGGCTTTATCATGAATCTGCCCTCCAGCCTTTGTTGGGGCCCCTTGAAGCTCCCCCTCAAGCGACAGCACTGGATCTGTGTCCGGGAGGTGGGAGGCACCTACTACAACCTCGACTCCAAGCTCAAGGTGCCCGAGTGGATTGGAGGTGAAAGTGAGCTCAG ttttctcttcagAGCTCTGCAAATGCATGAGCAGGTGCTCGAACCTGAGAGACCACCAAAGTGGCACCATCCCAACAGAGAACAGAGGCCACATGACGACAGGATGATGGTGTTTGCTGACCCCAGGACATCTGGCAAGCACTTCTGCAGTCCTTTGAGCACAGCCTCCCACAGTCAAGGGCCAATAGCTCTTACGGTTTAA
- the GTPBP1 gene encoding GTP-binding protein 1 isoform X2, with amino-acid sequence MAAAERSRSPVPGGSPVPACMFAPEPGSPGGRPHGAAAACPLRAAFGGEDGEALNGEPEIDLTSKLVMVSPTSEQYDSLLQQMSERIDEGCGETIYVIGQGSDGTEYGLSESDMEASYATLKSMAEQIEADVILLREHQEAGGKVCDYLVRKRVGDNDFLEVRVAVVGNVDAGKSTLLGVLTHGELDNGRGFARQKLFRHKHEIESGRTSSVGNDILGFDSEGNVVNKPDSHGGSLEWTKICEKSTKVITFIDLAGHEKYLKTTVFGMTGHLPDFCMLMVGSNAGIVGMTKEHLGLALALNVPVFVVVTKIDMCPANILQETLKLLQRLLKSPGCRKIPVLVQSKDDVIVTASNFSSERMCPIFQISNVTGENLDLLKMFLNLLSPRTSYREEEPAEFQIDDTYSVPGVGTVVSGTTLRGLIKLNDTLLLGPDPLGNFLPIAVKSIHRKRMPVKEVRGGQTASFALKKIKRSSIRKGMVMVSPRLNPQASWEFEAEILVLHHPTTISPRYQAMVHCGSIRQTATILSMDKDCLRTGDKATVHFRFIKTPEYLHIDQRLVFREGRTKAVGTITKLLQTTNNSPMNSKPQQIKMQSTKKGAVTKREDGVPAAGMAAGGPAAGDEALSTAAAPLTPTALQPLSKVGGGGRRRGGQRHKVKSQGACVTPASGC; translated from the exons atggCGGCCGCGGAGCGGAGCAGATCCCCGGTTCCAGGGGGCTCCCCGGTGCCGGCCTGTATGTTCGCTCCGGAGCCCGGCTCCCCGGGCGGACGGCCTCACGGGGCGGCGGCTGCCTGTCCCCTCCGTGCAGCCTTCGGCGGCGAGGACGGCGAGGCGCTCAACGGCGAGCCCGAGATCGACCTCACCAGTAAG ctggtgATGGTGAGTCCAACTTCAGAACAATATGACAGTTTGCTCCAGCAGATGTCAGAGAGGATTGACGAGGGATGTGGGGAGACCATCTATGTTATTGGACAAGGATCAG ATGGGACTGAGTACGGGCTCAGTGAGTCAGACATGGAGGCCTCCTATGCCACGTTGAAGAGCATGGCAGAGCAGATCGAGGCAGATGTGATCCTCCTGAGAGAGCACCAGGAGGCCGGGGGCAAGGTGTGTGACTACCTCGTTCGGAAACGTGTGGGTGACAACGACTTCCTGGAGGTCAG GGTAGCAGTGGTTGGCAACGTGGATGCAGGGAAGAGCACCTTGCTGGGTGTCCTGACTCACGGCGAGTTAGACAATGGCCGGGGCTTTGCTCGGCAAAAGCTCTTCCGCCACAAGCACGAGATTGAGTCAGGCCGCACCAGCAGTGTGGGCAATGACATTCTGGGCTTTGACAGCGAGGGCAACGTGGTGAACAAACCTGACAGCCACGGTGGCAGCTTGGAATGGACAAAGATCTGTGAGAAATCCACCAAGGTCATTACTTTCATTGACCTGGCTGGTCACGAAAAATACCTGAAAACCACTGTCTTTGGCATGACCGGCCACTTGCCTGACTTCTGCATGCTTATG GTTGGGAGTAATGCTGGGATTGTTGGAATGACCAAGGAGCACTTAGGCCTGGCGCTTGCACTTAATGTTCCTGTCTTTGTTGTGGTGACCAAGATTGACATGTGCCCTGCCAACATCCTGCAAG AAACCCTGAAGCTGTTACAGCGACTGCTGAAGTCCCCAGGGTGCAGGAAGATTCCCGTGCTGGTTCAGAGCAAGGATGATGTCATTGTAACAGCCTCCAACTTCAGCTCAGAGAG GATGTGCCCAATTTTCCAGATTTCAAATGTTACTGGAGAGAATCTAGATTTGCTGAAGATGTTTCTTAATCTCTTGTCTCCACGGACCAGTTACAGGGAAGAAGAGCCAGCAGAATTCCAGATAGATGATACTTACTCTGTCCCG GGTGTAGGAACAGTTGTCTCTGGGACGACACTGAGAGGCCTAATCAAGCTAAATGACACCCTGCTGTTGGGGCCAGATCCCCTTGGCAACTTCCTCCCTATTGCTGTCAAGTCCATCCACCGCAAAAGGATGCCTGTCAAGGAGGTGCGGGGAGGCCAGACTGCCTCCTTTGCCTTGAAGAAG ATCAAACGTTCTTCCATCCGGAAAGGCATGGTAATGGTGTCACCCCGCCTGAATCCACAAGCATCGTGGGAGTTTGAAGCAGAAATTCTGGTGCTCCATCACCCCACCACCATCAGCCCACGATATCAGGCCATGG TGCATTGTGGCAGCATCCGTCAGACAGCCACGATTCTCAGCATGGACAAGGACTGCCTGCGGACAGGGGACAAGGCCACGGTGCACTTCCGCTTCATCAAAACCCCGGAATATTTACACATAGACCAGCGGCTGGTCTTCCGGGAAGGCCGCACCAAAGCCGTGGGTACCATCACTAAG CTACTCCAAACCACCAATAACTCACCAATGAACTCCAAGCCACAGCAAATCAAGATGCAGTCAACAAAGAAGGGAGCTGTTACGAAACGAGAGGAtggtgttcctgctgctgggatggcagctggaggcccagcagctggggatgAGGCCCTCTcaacagctgcagcaccactgaCACCTACTGCCCTGCAACCATTG TCAAAAGTCGGAGGAGGAGGCCGTCGACGTGGGGGTCAGCGCCATAAAGTGAAATCTCAGGGAGCCTGTGTGACTCCTGCCAGTGGCTGCTGA
- the JOSD1 gene encoding josephin-1 isoform X2, with protein MSCVPWKGDKTKSESPEPSQLLPQHIYHEKQRRELCALHALNNVFQDSNAFTRETLQEIFQRLSPNTMVTPHKKSMLGNGNYDVNVIMAALQTKGYEAVWWDKRRDVNAIALSNVMGFIMNLPSSLCWGPLKLPLKRQHWICVREVGGTYYNLDSKLKVPEWIGGESELRKFLKHQLRGKNCELLLVVPEEVEAHQTWRADV; from the exons ATGAGTTGTGTGCCATGGAAAGGTGACAAGACCAAATCAGAATCGCCAGAGCCATCCCAGCTACTGCCACAGCATATTTACCATGAGAAGCAACGTAGGGAGCTGTGCGCCCTCCATGCCCTCAACAATGTCTTCCAGGACAGCAATGCATTTACTAGGGAAACCCTGCAGGAAATTTTCCAGAG GCTGTCTCCCAACACCATGGTGACCCCTCACAAGAAGAGCATGCTGGGGAATGGGAACTATGATGTGAACGTGATTATGGCAGCACTTCAGACCAAAGGCTATGAGGCAGTTTGGTGGGATAAGCGCAG GGATGTTAACGCCATTGCCCTGTCCAATGTGATGGGCTTTATCATGAATCTGCCCTCCAGCCTTTGTTGGGGCCCCTTGAAGCTCCCCCTCAAGCGACAGCACTGGATCTGTGTCCGGGAGGTGGGAGGCACCTACTACAACCTCGACTCCAAGCTCAAGGTGCCCGAGTGGATTGGAGGTGAAAGTGAGCTCAG GAAATTTTTGAAACACCAGCTGAGAGGAAAGAACTGTGAACTCCTATTGGTGGTGCCAGAGGAGGTGGAAGCACATCAGACCTGGAGAGCTGACGTGTGA
- the GTPBP1 gene encoding GTP-binding protein 1 isoform X3 gives MVSPTSEQYDSLLQQMSERIDEGCGETIYVIGQGSDGTEYGLSESDMEASYATLKSMAEQIEADVILLREHQEAGGKVCDYLVRKRVGDNDFLEVRVAVVGNVDAGKSTLLGVLTHGELDNGRGFARQKLFRHKHEIESGRTSSVGNDILGFDSEGNVVNKPDSHGGSLEWTKICEKSTKVITFIDLAGHEKYLKTTVFGMTGHLPDFCMLMVGSNAGIVGMTKEHLGLALALNVPVFVVVTKIDMCPANILQETLKLLQRLLKSPGCRKIPVLVQSKDDVIVTASNFSSERMCPIFQISNVTGENLDLLKMFLNLLSPRTSYREEEPAEFQIDDTYSVPGVGTVVSGTTLRGLIKLNDTLLLGPDPLGNFLPIAVKSIHRKRMPVKEVRGGQTASFALKKIKRSSIRKGMVMVSPRLNPQASWEFEAEILVLHHPTTISPRYQAMVHCGSIRQTATILSMDKDCLRTGDKATVHFRFIKTPEYLHIDQRLVFREGRTKAVGTITKLLQTTNNSPMNSKPQQIKMQSTKKGAVTKREDGVPAAGMAAGGPAAGDEALSTAAAPLTPTALQPLPALDEEPHIREGNKSKVGGGGRRRGGQRHKVKSQGACVTPASGC, from the exons ATGGTGAGTCCAACTTCAGAACAATATGACAGTTTGCTCCAGCAGATGTCAGAGAGGATTGACGAGGGATGTGGGGAGACCATCTATGTTATTGGACAAGGATCAG ATGGGACTGAGTACGGGCTCAGTGAGTCAGACATGGAGGCCTCCTATGCCACGTTGAAGAGCATGGCAGAGCAGATCGAGGCAGATGTGATCCTCCTGAGAGAGCACCAGGAGGCCGGGGGCAAGGTGTGTGACTACCTCGTTCGGAAACGTGTGGGTGACAACGACTTCCTGGAGGTCAG GGTAGCAGTGGTTGGCAACGTGGATGCAGGGAAGAGCACCTTGCTGGGTGTCCTGACTCACGGCGAGTTAGACAATGGCCGGGGCTTTGCTCGGCAAAAGCTCTTCCGCCACAAGCACGAGATTGAGTCAGGCCGCACCAGCAGTGTGGGCAATGACATTCTGGGCTTTGACAGCGAGGGCAACGTGGTGAACAAACCTGACAGCCACGGTGGCAGCTTGGAATGGACAAAGATCTGTGAGAAATCCACCAAGGTCATTACTTTCATTGACCTGGCTGGTCACGAAAAATACCTGAAAACCACTGTCTTTGGCATGACCGGCCACTTGCCTGACTTCTGCATGCTTATG GTTGGGAGTAATGCTGGGATTGTTGGAATGACCAAGGAGCACTTAGGCCTGGCGCTTGCACTTAATGTTCCTGTCTTTGTTGTGGTGACCAAGATTGACATGTGCCCTGCCAACATCCTGCAAG AAACCCTGAAGCTGTTACAGCGACTGCTGAAGTCCCCAGGGTGCAGGAAGATTCCCGTGCTGGTTCAGAGCAAGGATGATGTCATTGTAACAGCCTCCAACTTCAGCTCAGAGAG GATGTGCCCAATTTTCCAGATTTCAAATGTTACTGGAGAGAATCTAGATTTGCTGAAGATGTTTCTTAATCTCTTGTCTCCACGGACCAGTTACAGGGAAGAAGAGCCAGCAGAATTCCAGATAGATGATACTTACTCTGTCCCG GGTGTAGGAACAGTTGTCTCTGGGACGACACTGAGAGGCCTAATCAAGCTAAATGACACCCTGCTGTTGGGGCCAGATCCCCTTGGCAACTTCCTCCCTATTGCTGTCAAGTCCATCCACCGCAAAAGGATGCCTGTCAAGGAGGTGCGGGGAGGCCAGACTGCCTCCTTTGCCTTGAAGAAG ATCAAACGTTCTTCCATCCGGAAAGGCATGGTAATGGTGTCACCCCGCCTGAATCCACAAGCATCGTGGGAGTTTGAAGCAGAAATTCTGGTGCTCCATCACCCCACCACCATCAGCCCACGATATCAGGCCATGG TGCATTGTGGCAGCATCCGTCAGACAGCCACGATTCTCAGCATGGACAAGGACTGCCTGCGGACAGGGGACAAGGCCACGGTGCACTTCCGCTTCATCAAAACCCCGGAATATTTACACATAGACCAGCGGCTGGTCTTCCGGGAAGGCCGCACCAAAGCCGTGGGTACCATCACTAAG CTACTCCAAACCACCAATAACTCACCAATGAACTCCAAGCCACAGCAAATCAAGATGCAGTCAACAAAGAAGGGAGCTGTTACGAAACGAGAGGAtggtgttcctgctgctgggatggcagctggaggcccagcagctggggatgAGGCCCTCTcaacagctgcagcaccactgaCACCTACTGCCCTGCAACCATTG CCTGCACTGGATGAAGAGCCCCACATCCGTGAGGGCAATAAG TCAAAAGTCGGAGGAGGAGGCCGTCGACGTGGGGGTCAGCGCCATAAAGTGAAATCTCAGGGAGCCTGTGTGACTCCTGCCAGTGGCTGCTGA